In Agrobacterium tumefaciens, a single genomic region encodes these proteins:
- a CDS encoding LacI family DNA-binding transcriptional regulator: MNLKQLSQLLGISQTTISRALNGYPEVSAETRRRVMEAVEKTGYRPNAAAQRLATGKVGSIGLVMPIGEHHRSDVHFGEFLSGLGEEASRSSFHLVIMPTEPENERDALRGLAASGSVDGIYLAYMKNNDPRIAMMQSLSLPFLVHGRSVGVEENYPYLDVDNEGAFRDATQLLLQLGHTRIGLLNGPEGYDFTYRRCLGVEKALAANGLSLHPANKRHSSMTDEEGYLGMEALLSQPEKPTAILCASTALALGAIRSLNQRGLKPGRDISLIAHDDVLPLLKPDNFSVPLTTTRSSLRAAGMRVGQRLINRIKLNQTEPHQELWKAELVVRASTGPAPKA; encoded by the coding sequence ATGAACCTGAAACAGTTGTCGCAACTGCTTGGGATTTCGCAGACGACCATCAGTCGGGCGCTCAACGGATATCCCGAGGTCAGCGCGGAAACCCGCCGCCGTGTCATGGAGGCGGTCGAAAAGACCGGTTATCGCCCGAATGCAGCGGCGCAACGGCTGGCAACCGGCAAGGTTGGTTCCATCGGTCTTGTCATGCCGATTGGTGAACACCATCGCTCCGACGTGCATTTCGGCGAATTCCTGAGCGGGCTGGGTGAGGAAGCCTCGCGCAGCAGCTTTCATCTCGTCATCATGCCGACCGAACCGGAAAATGAGCGTGACGCGCTTCGGGGGCTGGCGGCGAGCGGCAGCGTCGACGGCATCTATCTCGCCTACATGAAAAATAACGACCCACGCATTGCCATGATGCAATCGCTCTCCCTGCCCTTCCTCGTGCATGGCCGTTCCGTCGGCGTGGAGGAAAATTATCCCTATCTCGACGTGGACAATGAAGGCGCCTTCCGCGATGCGACCCAGCTTCTCCTGCAGCTGGGTCATACGCGCATCGGACTGCTGAATGGCCCGGAAGGGTACGATTTCACCTACCGGCGCTGTCTCGGGGTGGAAAAGGCGCTGGCGGCCAATGGGCTCTCCCTGCACCCAGCCAATAAACGGCACAGCAGCATGACGGATGAGGAAGGTTATCTCGGCATGGAGGCGCTGCTGTCACAACCGGAAAAGCCGACCGCCATTCTCTGCGCCAGTACCGCGCTCGCGCTCGGGGCAATCCGTTCGCTCAACCAGCGGGGATTAAAGCCCGGCAGGGATATTTCGCTGATCGCCCATGACGACGTGCTGCCGCTTTTGAAGCCCGATAATTTTTCGGTGCCGCTAACCACCACACGCTCGTCGCTAAGGGCAGCCGGGATGCGCGTGGGTCAGCGCCTGATCAACCGGATCAAGCTCAACCAGACGGAACCGCATCAGGAACTCTGGAAAGCGGAACTCGTAGTGCGGGCTTCGACGGGGCCGGCTCCGAAAGCGTAG
- a CDS encoding WecB/TagA/CpsF family glycosyltransferase has protein sequence MSFASGFARQGLQRNIHGLRVCDLDWNDALELVSGKASACEGHTMLSFLTIEKAKLSLKDKAYRQILESCLLLPQGKGMKAAARAEHGEPLPATIDGVAFTMALLTYMAVPKRIGVAGDDAAQIGEVLARLRAHAPWHDFVMLNRDASGVKVDVLLAGMLKENQETWLHRTVSREDARVTIAVGPLFKVLSSEVAGMPDIFRKLHMSWLYSLCAEPWHIALGKS, from the coding sequence ATGAGTTTCGCGTCAGGTTTTGCGCGCCAGGGATTGCAACGGAATATCCACGGGCTGCGCGTCTGTGATCTCGACTGGAATGACGCGCTGGAGCTGGTCAGCGGCAAGGCTTCGGCCTGTGAAGGGCACACGATGCTGTCCTTCCTGACCATCGAGAAGGCAAAGCTGTCACTCAAGGATAAAGCCTACCGGCAAATTCTGGAAAGCTGCCTGCTTTTGCCGCAGGGCAAGGGCATGAAAGCCGCTGCGCGCGCGGAACATGGTGAGCCTCTGCCCGCCACCATCGATGGCGTTGCCTTCACCATGGCGCTTCTGACCTATATGGCGGTGCCGAAACGCATCGGCGTGGCGGGTGACGATGCGGCGCAGATCGGCGAAGTGCTTGCCCGGTTGCGCGCCCATGCGCCATGGCACGATTTCGTCATGCTGAACCGGGATGCCTCCGGCGTGAAGGTGGATGTTCTCCTGGCGGGAATGCTCAAGGAAAATCAGGAGACATGGCTGCACCGCACGGTCAGCCGTGAAGATGCGCGTGTTACCATCGCAGTCGGGCCCCTGTTCAAGGTCCTGTCGTCAGAAGTGGCCGGCATGCCGGATATTTTCCGCAAGCTGCATATGAGCTGGCTTTACAGCCTTTGCGCCGAGCCCTGGCACATCGCACTCGGCAAGAGCTGA
- a CDS encoding alpha-glucosidase family protein codes for MTAPVTSALTPNKDWWRGAVIYQIYPRSYQDSNGDGIGDLKGITDRLAHIAGLGADAIWISPFFTSPMKDFGYDVSNYVDVDPMFGTLADFDGLIAEAHRLGIRVMIDLVLSHTSDQHPWFVESRASRNNPKSDWYVWSEAKPDGTPPNNWLSIFGGSGWQWDPTRMQYYMHNFLTSQPDLNLHNPEVQEQLLNITRFWLKRGVDGFRLDTINFYFHDLELRDNPALAPERRNASTAPAVNPYNFQEHLYDKNRPENIAFLKRFRAVLDEFPDIAAVGEVGDSQRGLEIVGEYTSGDDKMQMCYAFEFLAPDALTPQRVADVQADFAKAAPEGWACWAFSNHDVVRHVSRWGEHVEDKDAFAKVLSALLMTQRGSVCIYEGEELGLTEAEIAFEDLQDPYGIQFWPEFKGRDGCRTPMVWDAGHAQAGFSTSDKTWLPIPAEHRQRAVSAQQGNEASVLEHYRRFLTFRKKHPAFAKGGIEFQPVEGDVLSYTRTVGNETVLCLFNLSATAAKATLPEGNWEVLEGHGFASSLEGRSVELPAWGAFFARYA; via the coding sequence ATGACCGCTCCGGTGACTTCCGCTTTGACGCCCAACAAGGACTGGTGGCGTGGTGCGGTGATCTATCAGATCTACCCGCGCTCCTATCAGGACTCCAATGGCGACGGCATCGGCGATCTCAAGGGCATCACCGACCGGCTGGCGCATATTGCCGGTCTCGGTGCCGACGCCATCTGGATTTCGCCCTTCTTCACCTCGCCGATGAAGGATTTCGGTTACGACGTCTCGAACTATGTCGATGTCGATCCGATGTTCGGTACGCTTGCCGATTTCGACGGGCTGATTGCCGAAGCCCACCGGCTTGGCATCCGCGTCATGATCGACCTCGTCCTGTCGCACACGTCTGACCAGCATCCGTGGTTCGTGGAAAGCCGCGCCAGCCGCAACAATCCGAAATCGGACTGGTATGTCTGGTCAGAAGCGAAGCCCGATGGCACGCCGCCCAACAACTGGCTGTCGATCTTCGGCGGCTCGGGCTGGCAGTGGGACCCGACCCGCATGCAATATTACATGCACAACTTCCTGACCTCGCAACCGGACCTTAACCTGCATAACCCTGAAGTGCAGGAGCAATTGCTCAATATCACCCGCTTCTGGCTGAAGCGCGGCGTCGATGGTTTCCGCCTCGACACTATCAATTTCTATTTCCACGACCTTGAGCTGCGCGACAACCCGGCGCTGGCGCCGGAGCGCCGCAATGCCTCGACCGCACCTGCGGTCAATCCCTACAATTTCCAGGAACATCTCTACGACAAGAACCGCCCGGAAAACATCGCCTTCCTGAAGCGCTTCCGCGCGGTGCTGGACGAATTCCCCGATATCGCCGCCGTCGGCGAAGTGGGCGACAGCCAGCGCGGTCTCGAAATCGTCGGCGAATATACCTCCGGCGACGACAAGATGCAGATGTGCTATGCCTTCGAATTTCTGGCACCTGATGCGCTCACCCCGCAGCGCGTCGCTGATGTTCAGGCGGATTTTGCGAAAGCAGCACCGGAAGGCTGGGCCTGCTGGGCCTTCTCCAACCACGATGTCGTGCGCCATGTCAGCCGCTGGGGCGAACATGTCGAGGATAAGGATGCCTTCGCCAAGGTGCTCTCGGCACTGCTGATGACGCAGCGCGGCTCCGTCTGCATCTATGAGGGCGAGGAGTTGGGTCTCACCGAAGCTGAGATCGCGTTTGAAGATTTGCAGGACCCATACGGCATCCAGTTCTGGCCGGAATTCAAGGGCCGCGATGGTTGCCGCACGCCGATGGTGTGGGATGCGGGCCATGCACAGGCCGGCTTCTCGACGTCGGACAAGACCTGGCTGCCGATTCCAGCCGAACACAGGCAGCGCGCCGTCAGCGCCCAGCAGGGCAATGAAGCTTCGGTGCTGGAACATTACCGCCGCTTCCTCACCTTCCGCAAAAAACATCCGGCTTTCGCCAAGGGCGGCATCGAATTCCAGCCAGTGGAGGGCGATGTGCTGAGCTACACCCGCACGGTCGGTAACGAAACCGTTCTTTGCCTTTTCAATCTGTCCGCGACGGCTGCAAAGGCGACGCTGCCGGAAGGGAACTGGGAGGTTCTCGAAGGCCATGGCTTTGCAAGCAGCCTTGAGGGCAGAAGCGTAGAACTTCCGGCATGGGGCGCTTTCTTCGCCCGTTACGCCTGA
- a CDS encoding carbohydrate ABC transporter permease, with translation MAQQLVSAIGVMVAGVFACAAYYWLSDKLLQVIFPVRSGDVLQASRNLNRRAAVRPWLFVGPALILLLVYLVYPVIATLILSFYDRTGSEFVGLANYRWAFFDAGFRQSILNNILWLAVVPAACTFFGLVIAVMTDRIWWGNIAKSIVFMPMAISFVGASVIWKFIYEYRAEGQVQIGLLNAVVEFFGGSPEVWISMPFWNNFFLMVILIWIQTGFAMVILSAALRGIPEETIEAAVIDGANGWQIFWKIMVPQIWGTIAVVWTTITILVLKVFDIVLTMTNGQWNTMVLANLMFDWMFRGGGDSGRSAVIALIIMAAVTPIMVWNIRQANREMEGR, from the coding sequence ATGGCTCAACAACTCGTTTCTGCCATCGGCGTCATGGTAGCCGGCGTTTTCGCCTGCGCTGCCTATTACTGGCTGTCCGACAAACTGTTGCAGGTAATCTTTCCCGTCCGCTCGGGAGACGTATTGCAGGCATCGCGCAATCTCAACCGCCGCGCGGCGGTTCGACCATGGCTGTTCGTCGGCCCCGCTTTGATCCTTCTGCTCGTCTATCTGGTCTATCCCGTCATCGCGACGCTGATCCTGTCGTTTTACGACCGGACCGGCAGCGAATTCGTCGGCCTTGCCAATTATCGCTGGGCGTTCTTCGATGCCGGGTTCCGGCAGTCGATCTTGAATAATATCCTCTGGCTCGCCGTCGTGCCGGCCGCCTGCACCTTCTTCGGCCTGGTCATCGCAGTCATGACCGACCGCATCTGGTGGGGCAACATCGCCAAATCCATCGTCTTCATGCCGATGGCGATCTCCTTTGTCGGTGCCTCCGTCATTTGGAAGTTCATCTATGAATATCGCGCTGAAGGTCAGGTGCAGATCGGTCTTCTCAACGCCGTCGTCGAGTTTTTTGGCGGCAGCCCGGAGGTGTGGATTTCCATGCCCTTCTGGAACAACTTCTTCCTGATGGTCATCCTCATATGGATCCAGACCGGTTTCGCCATGGTCATCCTGTCGGCGGCGTTGCGCGGTATTCCTGAAGAAACCATCGAGGCGGCGGTCATCGACGGTGCCAATGGCTGGCAGATTTTCTGGAAGATCATGGTTCCACAAATCTGGGGCACCATTGCCGTCGTCTGGACGACCATCACCATTCTCGTGCTCAAAGTCTTCGACATCGTGCTGACCATGACCAACGGGCAATGGAACACGATGGTTCTCGCGAACCTGATGTTCGACTGGATGTTCCGCGGCGGCGGCGATAGCGGCCGAAGTGCGGTCATCGCGCTGATCATCATGGCGGCCGTCACCCCGATCATGGTCTGGAATATCCGCCAAGCCAACCGCGAGATGGAGGGTCGCTGA
- a CDS encoding GumC family protein — protein sequence MVDDNPDMIAIRPEGDDVFAPVSQWRRHCLRLLTAGCVAAATVVGAAISLLLIDSGFRGYVSQARIEVIQTAYDAPDATRFLAMARRTLLSPSGLERVTADLKLKPADMIGVRNQGELGLLLDLLTGAHARVVSPREALNGAVGEAIRLELTPDENMLVVTAKAATPDMAMRLTDYLSMRVMADGKAGTMTPAMREMERARKKLDEAEAALNGFQMRHGDAVMTEAQQLEQQLRDVNDSLVRTTRQQQSLQADLASALALKPNDVYSKPLPTGTAFSALEDVRQKQASASMALAGVSVDYGPKHPRRIAAQNAVDAAQALAAPALRQLLDGLRADEKRINQEIATATGEQKTYLDRLNILGVAPGEFSRLQGELETARNTYLEASERRDLTASATPAIETRLAKKAAPGELSRDLTQAAMLAGGGALIGLLGSLYLLSYRRHDEEEEAASTAETGEELAPFVAAPQFSEFEPIEPAVFDDLQPVAAETTVEVEEDSFADYYGEAANDADDMPLDERVRQVLMGNRTVRTADPASSGLPPLLAEALAGDFDHAQAEAEELMELRRELAFLRECLTDYADRREAYRKTA from the coding sequence ATGGTTGATGACAATCCGGATATGATCGCGATCCGCCCCGAGGGGGATGATGTCTTTGCGCCCGTGTCGCAGTGGCGCAGGCATTGTCTGCGGCTGCTAACGGCAGGCTGCGTTGCTGCCGCCACGGTGGTGGGCGCTGCCATTTCGCTGCTGCTGATCGATTCCGGTTTTCGCGGTTATGTTTCGCAGGCCCGGATCGAGGTTATCCAGACCGCGTATGATGCCCCCGATGCGACCCGCTTTCTGGCAATGGCGCGGCGGACACTGCTTTCGCCCTCCGGGCTTGAGCGGGTAACCGCCGATCTGAAGCTGAAACCCGCCGATATGATCGGCGTTCGTAATCAGGGCGAGCTTGGCCTGCTTCTCGATCTTCTGACCGGCGCGCATGCGCGCGTGGTCTCCCCGCGTGAAGCGCTGAACGGCGCCGTGGGCGAAGCGATCCGGCTGGAACTGACCCCGGATGAAAATATGCTTGTTGTGACCGCCAAGGCGGCGACGCCTGACATGGCCATGCGGCTGACGGACTATCTTTCGATGCGCGTGATGGCGGATGGCAAAGCCGGCACGATGACACCAGCCATGCGCGAGATGGAAAGGGCACGAAAGAAGTTGGACGAGGCGGAAGCCGCTCTAAACGGTTTCCAGATGCGCCATGGCGATGCCGTGATGACCGAAGCGCAGCAGCTTGAACAGCAATTGCGTGACGTAAACGACAGTCTGGTGCGGACCACCCGGCAGCAGCAATCTCTCCAGGCCGATCTGGCATCGGCTTTGGCCCTGAAGCCGAATGATGTCTATTCCAAACCGCTCCCGACCGGCACGGCGTTTTCGGCGCTTGAGGATGTCAGGCAGAAACAGGCGAGTGCCAGCATGGCGCTTGCCGGTGTGTCTGTGGATTACGGTCCGAAACATCCGCGCCGCATCGCCGCCCAGAATGCCGTGGATGCTGCACAGGCGCTTGCCGCGCCCGCATTGCGCCAATTGCTCGACGGGCTGCGGGCGGATGAAAAGCGCATCAATCAGGAGATCGCCACCGCCACAGGTGAGCAGAAGACATATCTCGACCGTCTGAATATCCTCGGTGTCGCGCCCGGCGAATTCTCCAGATTGCAGGGTGAGCTGGAAACGGCGCGAAATACCTATCTGGAGGCAAGCGAACGCCGCGACCTGACCGCCTCGGCAACACCTGCCATCGAAACCCGTCTGGCGAAGAAGGCCGCACCGGGTGAATTGTCCCGGGACCTGACGCAGGCCGCCATGCTGGCGGGCGGCGGCGCGCTGATCGGTCTGCTGGGCAGCCTCTATCTCCTCAGCTATCGCCGCCATGACGAGGAAGAGGAGGCTGCTTCGACCGCCGAAACCGGCGAGGAACTGGCCCCCTTCGTCGCCGCGCCGCAATTTTCGGAATTCGAGCCGATCGAGCCGGCCGTATTCGACGACCTCCAGCCCGTTGCCGCGGAAACGACTGTCGAGGTGGAGGAAGACAGCTTTGCCGATTATTACGGCGAGGCCGCCAATGACGCCGACGATATGCCGCTGGACGAACGTGTGCGCCAGGTGCTGATGGGCAACCGAACCGTCAGAACGGCCGATCCCGCATCATCAGGGCTGCCGCCGCTTCTGGCCGAAGCGCTTGCCGGGGACTTCGACCATGCGCAGGCCGAAGCCGAGGAGCTGATGGAATTGCGACGGGAATTGGCGTTCCTGAGGGAGTGTCTTACCGATTACGCCGACCGCCGTGAAGCCTACCGCAAAACAGCCTGA
- a CDS encoding ABC transporter substrate-binding protein — MRKTLLATAASMLLLSGAAFAADLKFAPGGDAKFNWKSYEDFKAAHADLKGQTLTIFGPWRGEDEALFQSVLAYFADATGVTVRYSSSENYEQQIVIDTQAGSPPNIAILPQPGLLTDLAAKGFLVPLGDDTAKWVEENYGAGKSWVDLGSYKGKDGNKAYFAFPFKADVKSLVWYVPENFEEAGYKVPETMEDLFKLTDQIVADGGTPWCIGLGSGGATGWPATDWVEDLMLRTQPLDVYQKWTTNEVKFTDPAVVAAINEFGKFAKNEKYVSGGVAAVASTDFRDSPKGLFDIPPKCYLHHQASFIPSFFPEGTKVGTDADFFYMPTYASKPELGKPVLGAGTLVTVTKEAPAAKAFVEFLQTPIAHEVWMAQSSFLTPYKGVNVDTYANEQMKRQGEILTTATTFGFDGSDLMPGKIGAGAFWTGMIDFVGGKSADQVATDIQKAWDGLK, encoded by the coding sequence ATGCGGAAGACTCTTTTGGCGACGGCGGCTTCGATGTTGCTGCTGTCGGGTGCGGCCTTTGCCGCCGACCTGAAATTCGCGCCCGGTGGGGACGCCAAGTTCAACTGGAAAAGCTACGAGGACTTCAAGGCAGCTCATGCCGACCTGAAGGGACAGACGCTGACGATTTTCGGACCCTGGCGCGGTGAGGACGAAGCACTGTTTCAGTCGGTGCTTGCCTATTTCGCCGATGCGACCGGCGTGACCGTCCGTTATTCTTCATCGGAAAATTACGAGCAGCAGATCGTCATCGACACGCAGGCGGGTTCGCCGCCCAATATCGCCATCCTGCCGCAGCCCGGCCTTCTCACCGATCTCGCCGCCAAGGGCTTCCTTGTGCCGCTCGGCGATGACACTGCCAAATGGGTCGAGGAAAATTATGGCGCGGGCAAATCCTGGGTCGATCTCGGCAGCTACAAGGGCAAGGACGGCAACAAGGCCTATTTTGCATTCCCATTCAAGGCCGACGTGAAGTCGCTCGTCTGGTACGTGCCTGAGAATTTCGAAGAAGCGGGCTACAAGGTCCCCGAGACCATGGAAGACCTGTTCAAGCTGACCGACCAGATCGTTGCCGATGGCGGCACGCCGTGGTGCATCGGCCTGGGCTCCGGCGGCGCGACCGGCTGGCCGGCAACCGACTGGGTGGAAGACCTGATGCTGCGCACGCAGCCGCTCGACGTCTACCAGAAGTGGACGACCAACGAAGTCAAGTTCACCGATCCGGCCGTGGTTGCGGCGATCAACGAGTTCGGCAAATTCGCCAAGAACGAGAAATATGTCAGCGGCGGCGTTGCAGCCGTGGCCTCCACCGACTTCCGCGACAGCCCGAAGGGCCTCTTCGACATTCCGCCGAAATGCTACCTGCACCATCAGGCGTCCTTCATTCCTTCCTTCTTCCCAGAGGGCACCAAGGTCGGCACGGACGCGGATTTCTTCTACATGCCTACTTACGCATCCAAGCCTGAACTCGGCAAGCCGGTTCTCGGTGCCGGCACGCTCGTCACGGTCACCAAGGAAGCGCCTGCCGCCAAGGCTTTCGTCGAATTCCTGCAGACCCCGATCGCTCACGAAGTGTGGATGGCGCAGTCCAGCTTCCTGACGCCCTATAAGGGTGTGAATGTCGACACCTATGCCAACGAGCAGATGAAGCGTCAGGGTGAAATCCTGACGACGGCGACGACCTTCGGCTTCGACGGTTCCGACCTGATGCCCGGCAAGATCGGCGCCGGCGCATTCTGGACCGGCATGATCGATTTTGTCGGCGGCAAATCCGCCGATCAGGTCGCGACCGATATCCAGAAGGCCTGGGACGGCCTGAAGTAA
- a CDS encoding carbohydrate ABC transporter permease has protein sequence MDIVKRLRRVGLPRLIVHASVLVVVLLWLLPTLGILVSSLRDKDQITVSGWWTAFSSSEQTAAVRLADAAVQKQDGSRYVIAGNVFENGQGGKVAAFGVRVQEPTAFKAGEAADIGDGETLLVNTDGTYEYSKASSFEGARGKRVYISVATPPVFTLDNYRTVLTSEGIGQSFVNSLTVAVPATVIPILIAAFAAYALSWMNFSGRNLLIAMVVGLIVVPLQMSLIPLLRLYNEIGTIFGVPSKTYAGIWLAHTAFGLPLAIYLLRNYISGLPKEIIESARVDGASDFEIFVKIILPLSFPALASFAIFQFLWTWNDLLVAMVFLGTQKDELVLTGALNALLGSRGGNWEILTASAFVTIIVPLGVFFALQRYLVRGLLAGSVKGG, from the coding sequence ATGGATATCGTCAAACGTCTGCGCCGCGTCGGCCTGCCGCGCCTCATCGTCCATGCCAGCGTTCTGGTCGTCGTGCTTCTCTGGCTGTTGCCCACGCTCGGCATTCTCGTCAGCTCGCTGCGCGACAAGGACCAGATCACGGTGTCGGGCTGGTGGACGGCCTTCTCCAGTTCCGAACAGACGGCGGCGGTTCGCCTTGCCGATGCTGCCGTGCAGAAACAGGACGGCAGCCGCTACGTCATAGCAGGCAACGTTTTTGAAAACGGGCAGGGTGGCAAGGTAGCCGCCTTCGGCGTCCGCGTGCAGGAGCCGACGGCCTTCAAAGCCGGGGAGGCTGCCGATATCGGTGATGGCGAGACACTTCTCGTCAATACGGATGGCACCTACGAATATAGCAAGGCCTCCAGCTTCGAGGGCGCGCGCGGCAAACGTGTCTACATCTCCGTTGCGACGCCGCCCGTCTTCACGCTCGATAATTATCGCACGGTCCTGACCTCGGAAGGCATCGGCCAGTCTTTCGTCAACTCGCTGACCGTGGCGGTTCCGGCAACCGTCATCCCGATCCTCATCGCCGCCTTCGCCGCCTATGCCCTGTCATGGATGAACTTTTCCGGCCGCAATCTGCTGATTGCCATGGTGGTGGGCCTGATCGTCGTGCCGTTGCAGATGTCGCTCATCCCGCTTCTGAGACTGTACAATGAAATCGGCACTATCTTCGGCGTGCCGTCCAAGACCTATGCCGGCATCTGGCTGGCGCATACCGCCTTTGGCCTGCCGCTCGCCATCTATCTGCTGCGCAACTATATTTCCGGCCTGCCGAAAGAGATCATCGAAAGTGCCCGTGTCGATGGCGCGAGTGATTTCGAAATCTTCGTCAAGATCATCCTGCCGCTGTCTTTCCCGGCGCTCGCCTCCTTCGCCATCTTCCAGTTCCTGTGGACCTGGAACGACCTGCTTGTCGCCATGGTCTTCCTCGGCACGCAGAAGGACGAGCTGGTGCTGACGGGTGCCTTGAACGCGCTGCTCGGTTCGCGCGGCGGCAATTGGGAAATCCTCACCGCCTCGGCCTTCGTCACCATCATCGTGCCGCTTGGCGTCTTCTTCGCTCTTCAACGTTACCTCGTGCGTGGCCTGCTCGCGGGCTCCGTCAAGGGAGGCTGA
- a CDS encoding bifunctional methylenetetrahydrofolate dehydrogenase/methenyltetrahydrofolate cyclohydrolase, with amino-acid sequence MAVVIDGKAKAASVTEAVRKSAEALEAEKGVKPGLAVVIVGNDPASHAYVNSKSKMAKQCGFNSIQHTLPEETTQRELLKLVGELNADASIHGILVQLPLPKHFNSDEIIQSILPEKDVDGLSVLNAGKLATGDLATGLISCTPAGAMLLVRGIHGDDLSGLNAVVIGRSNLFGKPMGQLLLNANATVTMAHSRTKDLAAVCKTADILVAAVGRAVMVKGDWVKSGATVIDVGINRIPAPEKGEGKSKLVGDVAFDEASAVAAAITPVPGGVGPMTIAMLMANTVIAAHRAVGKTAPKF; translated from the coding sequence ATGGCAGTTGTGATTGACGGGAAGGCGAAGGCGGCTTCGGTAACGGAGGCGGTCCGCAAATCGGCAGAAGCGCTGGAGGCGGAGAAGGGCGTGAAGCCCGGTCTCGCGGTTGTTATCGTCGGAAATGATCCGGCCAGCCACGCTTACGTGAACTCCAAGAGCAAGATGGCGAAGCAATGCGGTTTCAACTCCATCCAGCACACGCTGCCGGAAGAAACGACTCAACGTGAACTCCTGAAGCTGGTCGGCGAACTGAACGCCGATGCGTCCATCCACGGCATTCTGGTGCAGCTGCCCCTGCCGAAACATTTCAATTCGGATGAGATCATCCAGTCGATCCTGCCCGAGAAGGATGTCGACGGCTTGAGCGTCTTGAATGCCGGCAAGCTCGCGACCGGCGATCTCGCTACCGGCCTCATTTCCTGCACACCAGCCGGCGCCATGCTGCTCGTGCGCGGCATTCACGGCGACGACCTTTCCGGCCTCAACGCCGTTGTCATCGGCCGCTCCAACCTGTTCGGCAAGCCCATGGGCCAGCTTCTGCTGAATGCCAACGCCACGGTGACCATGGCGCATTCGCGCACCAAAGACCTCGCCGCCGTCTGCAAGACGGCCGATATTCTCGTGGCTGCGGTCGGTCGCGCGGTGATGGTGAAGGGCGACTGGGTGAAATCAGGCGCAACCGTCATCGATGTCGGCATCAACCGCATTCCTGCGCCGGAAAAGGGCGAAGGCAAATCGAAACTGGTCGGCGATGTCGCCTTTGACGAAGCAAGCGCCGTTGCCGCCGCCATCACACCGGTTCCAGGTGGCGTAGGTCCGATGACGATCGCCATGCTTATGGCCAATACCGTCATTGCGGCCCATCGCGCAGTCGGCAAGACAGCGCCGAAATTCTGA
- a CDS encoding ABC transporter ATP-binding protein, producing MTSLVLKDIRKSYGQVKVLHGINLQIEQGEFIVFVGPSGCGKSTLLRMIAGLEEITGGEMYIDGQLVNEIPPSRRGIAMVFQSYALYPHMTVYDNMAFGMKIAKENKQEIDRRVRAAAEILQLAQYLERLPKALSGGQRQRVAIGRAICRNPKVFLFDEPLSNLDAALRVATRIEIAKLNEQMADTTMIYVTHDQVEAMTLADRIVVLNAGRVEQVGPPLELYERPANLFVARFIGSPAMNIIAAKIAGTGERTSIELAGGKTLAVSVPTPATEQSKAASFGVRPEDLSIVTGDDYLFEGKVAIVEALGEVTLLYLDAPKGQEPIIVKVPGIVSVSKGETLRFAAPQEKLHLFDAAGKTYRP from the coding sequence ATGACAAGTCTCGTTCTCAAGGATATCCGCAAATCCTACGGACAGGTGAAGGTCCTGCACGGCATCAATCTTCAGATCGAACAGGGCGAATTCATCGTTTTCGTCGGTCCCTCGGGCTGCGGAAAATCGACGCTGCTGCGCATGATCGCCGGTCTGGAGGAAATCACCGGCGGCGAGATGTATATTGACGGCCAGCTGGTCAATGAAATCCCGCCCTCGCGGCGGGGTATTGCCATGGTGTTCCAGTCCTATGCGCTTTATCCGCATATGACCGTCTATGACAACATGGCCTTCGGCATGAAGATCGCCAAGGAAAACAAGCAGGAGATCGACCGCCGCGTTCGCGCCGCGGCCGAAATTCTGCAGCTGGCACAATATCTGGAGCGCCTGCCCAAAGCGCTTTCCGGCGGTCAGCGTCAGCGCGTCGCCATCGGCCGCGCCATCTGCCGCAATCCCAAGGTCTTCCTGTTCGATGAGCCACTGTCGAACCTCGACGCGGCGCTGCGCGTCGCCACCCGCATCGAGATCGCCAAGCTCAACGAGCAGATGGCCGATACGACGATGATCTACGTCACCCACGATCAGGTGGAGGCGATGACGCTGGCGGACCGCATCGTGGTTTTGAATGCCGGCCGTGTCGAACAGGTCGGCCCGCCGCTCGAACTTTACGAAAGGCCGGCAAACCTTTTCGTGGCGCGTTTCATCGGCTCGCCCGCCATGAACATCATCGCCGCGAAGATCGCCGGAACCGGCGAACGTACGTCGATCGAACTGGCTGGTGGCAAGACGCTCGCCGTCAGCGTTCCGACCCCTGCCACCGAGCAAAGTAAGGCTGCGAGCTTCGGGGTTCGGCCCGAAGATCTCAGCATCGTCACCGGCGATGATTACCTTTTCGAAGGCAAGGTCGCGATTGTCGAGGCTCTGGGTGAAGTGACACTGCTTTATCTCGATGCCCCGAAGGGTCAGGAGCCGATCATCGTCAAGGTGCCGGGCATTGTTTCCGTCAGCAAGGGCGAAACACTGCGGTTTGCCGCGCCCCAGGAAAAGCTCCACCTCTTTGATGCCGCGGGCAAGACCTACCGCCCCTAA